A genomic window from Salvelinus namaycush isolate Seneca chromosome 5, SaNama_1.0, whole genome shotgun sequence includes:
- the LOC120047022 gene encoding protocadherin alpha-7-like, whose translation MGDGRQRRRWEYGWVAVRFSLLLCFGEQVSAQIRYSIPEEVKEGSIVGNVFKDLGLDVSTLVERRFRIVSGSKDALFQVNQNNGVLYVHKNIDREELCDGNSACLIDLKMVVENPLEIHYVGVEITDVNDNSPSFPEIAKGLDISESTHAGSHFQLPAARDLDSGINSIRLYKLSQNANFELEVRDRGDEKVPFLVLQKTLDREQKCEHRLLLTAIDGGTPPRSANLNLTVTVLDINDNRPVFSQEVYTVTLEENVSVNTVVIQVKAVDLDEGVNGDVEYTLGRDLNRNVYEAFHLDAVTGEIRVKGEVDFESTEVYRLDVQASDKGQPPMTVSCRVIIKITDVNDNKPDIEVTSLSNLVPEDAKPGTVVSLISVTDKDSGINGKVLCGLSDTVPFELKPSYQDNMYSLVTKQRLDRELVSGYDITITATDCGQPPLSTFETLSVQISDVNDNSPEFSQTPLQLYLAENNAPGASIFSVSATDKDLNENAAISYHIVRGEGTQNDMASFLNINSDNGHISVLKSFDFESLKKFQFQVVATDSGTPSQSTNVTVNVFILDQNDNAPVILYPVSANSSAEGVEEIPRNVNAGHLVTKVRAYDADIGYNGWLLFSLQEVTDHSLFALDRYTGQIRTLRSFTETDEAEHKLVLLVKDNGNVSLSATATVIIKVVEPKEAFAASDVKSSVKDEEENSVTFYLIITLGSVSTLFLISIIVLIVMQCSKPTDYSSKYLQDVNNDGTLCHSIQYRSGDNRYMLVGPRMSIGSTIVPGSNGNTLVIPEHRRIASGEPCQSLSMVLNYHKLAA comes from the exons AAGGACGCTCTTTTCCAGGTAAATCAGAACAATGGCGTCTTGTATGTTCATAAGAATATCGACAGAGAGGAGCTCTGTGATGGTAATAGCGCCTGCTTGAttgacctgaaaatggttgttgaAAACCCTCTAGAAATCCATTACGTTGGTGTAGAAATTACCGATGTGAATGATAATTCTCCCAGTTTCCCAGAGATAGCAAAAGGGCTGGACATTTCGGAGAGCACACACGCTGGATCGCATTTCCAACTGCCAGCTGCGCGTGATCTTGACTCTGGGATTAATTCCATTCGCTTGTACAAGTTAAGTCAAAACGCTAATTTTGAATTGGAAGTTAGAGATAGAGGAGATGAAAAGGTACCTTTTTTAGTTCTACAGAAAACGCTGGATAGAGAGCAGAAATGTGAGCACAGATTATTACTGACAGCAATCGATGGAGGGACTCCGCCGAGATCAGCCAATCTTAATTTGACGGTCACAGTGCTAGACATAAACGACAACCGACCTGTATTTAGTCAGGAGGTGTACACTGTAACGCTGGAGGAAAATGTATCCGTCAACACTGTTGTGATACAAGTAAAAGCTGTTGACTTGGACGAGGGTGTCAATGGTGATGTTGAATATACTCTCGGCAGAGATCTTAATCGTAACGTTTACGAGGCGTTTCATTTAGACGCTGTCACTGGAGAAATTCGAGTCAAAGGAGAGGTCGACTTTGAATCGACTGAAGTTTATAGACTTGACGTGCAGGCTTCGGATAAAGGACAGCCTCCCATGACTGTGAGCTGTAGAGTTATCATTAAGATAACAGATGTAAATGACAACAAACCAGATATAGAGGTGACATCCCTCTCTAATTTAGTTCCGGAAGATGCAAAACCTGGAACTGTTGTTTCTCTTATTAGTGTTACAGATAAGGACTCGGGTATAAATGGAAAGGTGTTGTGTGGTCTGTCGGATACTGTACCGTTTGAGTTAAAACCCTCATACCAAGATAATATGTATTCTTTAGTGACCAAGCAGCGTTTAGATCGAGAGCTAGTGTCTGGTTATGACATCACAATAACAGCCACTGACTGTGGTCAGCCTCCTCTGTCCACATTCGAAACTCTGAGCGTCCAGATATCAGATGTGAACGATAACAGCCCAGAATTCTCCCAAACCCCTCTTCAGCTGTACTTAGCGGAAAATAACGCCCCTGGTGCATCGATATTCTCTGTGAGCGCCACTGATAAAGACTTGAATGAAAATGCTGCGATTTCATATCACATAGTTAGAGGAGAAGGGACGCAGAATGATATGGCATCTTTTCTGAATATAAATTCTGATAATGGACATATTTCCGTGCTAAAAAGCTTTGATTTTGAATCCCTCAAAAAGTTCCAATTCCAAGTTGTAGCTACAGACTCTGGAACTCCATCACAAAGCACCAACGTCACAGTGAACGTGTTCATTCTGGATCAGAACGACAACGCTCCAGTGATCTTGTATCCAGTCAGCGCTAACAGTTCtgctgaaggtgtggaggagattCCCCGCAATGTGAACGCAGGCCATTTGGTGACTAAAGTGAGAGCCTATGACGCTGATATAGGATATAACGGCTGGTTATTATTTTCACTGCAGGAAGTTACTGACCACAGTCTCTTTGCTTTGGACCGCTATACAGGACAGATACGGACACTTCGGTCATTCACAGAGACAGACGAGGCTGAGCATAAACTGGTCCTACTTGTAAAAGACAATGGGAACGTTTCACTGTCAGCAACAGCTACTGTGATTATCAAGGTTGTGGAGCCCAAAGAGGCTTTTGCCGCTTCTGATGTTAAAAGTTCAGTAAAAGACGAAGAGGAGAACAGCgttacattttatttgatcatTACTTTGGGGTCAGTTTCAACGCTTTTTCTCATCAGTATCATCGTGTTAATTGTAATGCAGTGCTCCAAACCCACAGACTATTCCTCCAAGTATTTACAAGATGTGAATAACGACGGGACACTGTGCCACAGCATCCAGTACAGATCCGGAGACAATCGGTACATGTTAGTTGGACCCAGAATGAGTATAGGTTCTACTATTGTCCCGGGAAGCAATGGAAATACTCTAGTGATACCCGAACACAGGAGGATAGCTTCTGGAGAG CCGTGTCaatcgctgtccatggtgctgaattatCACAAACTCGCTGCTTAG
- the LOC120047023 gene encoding protocadherin alpha-7-like → MGDGRQRRRWEYWWVAVRFSLLCFGEQVSAQIRYSIPEEVKEGSVVGNVAKDLGLDVSTLVERRFRIVSGSKEDIFQVNQNNGVLYVHKNIDREELCDGNIACLINLKMVVENPLEIHYAGIEITDVNDNSPNFQEKDKLVDISESTLSGKRLQLPAARDPDVGVNAVRVYKLSHNEHFDLQIRDRGEDKIPFLVLQKPLDREKQSEHRLVLTAVDGGSPQRSGTLNVTITVLDSNDNNPVFSHEVYSVTLPENVQPGTIVLNVKATDLDDGSNGDVEYLFGSELLPKIYDVFSLDKATGAIHVKGYVDFEDIDTYKLDVHATDKGQPPMSTDCRVIIKILDLNDNKPEIEVTSLSSMVSEDSKPGTIISLISVTDKDSGNNCKVLCGLSDDVPFELKPSYQDNVYSLVTKQRLDRELVSHYDITITATDCGQPPLSTFKTLSVQISDVNDNSPEFSQNPLQLYLVENNAPGASIFSVSASDKDLNENAAISYHIVRGEGTQNDMTSFLNINSDNGHISALKSFDFETLKTFKFQVAATDSGTPSLSSDVTVNVFILDQNDNAPVILYPVSANGSAEGVEEIPRNVNAGHLVTKVRAYDADIGYNGWLLFSLQEVTDHSLFALDRYTGQIRTLRSFTETDEAEHKLVILVKDNGNVSLSATATVIIKVVEPKEAFAASDVKSSVKDEEENSVTFYLIITLGSVSTLFLISIVVLIVMQCSKPTDYSSKYLQDTNNDGTLCHSIQYRSGDNRYMLVGPRMSIGSTIVPGINGNTLVVPSEQRRASGEQRMLAMVLNYQLTDYFSW, encoded by the exons ATGGGAGATGGAAGACAAAGGCGCAGATGGGAGTACTGGTGGGTTGCTGTGCGTTTCTCTCTGCTGTGCTTCGGAGAGCAGGTTTCAGCACAGATAAGGTACTCTATTCCAGAGGAGGTGAAAGAGGGATCTGTTGTTGGAAATGTTGCTAAGGATTTGGGTCTCGACGTCAGTACTTTGGTGGAGAGACGGTTTCGTATCGTTTCTGGATCTAAAGAAGATATTTTCCAGGTAAATCAGAACAATGGCGTCTTGTATGTTCATAAAAATATCGACAGAGAGGAACTCTGTGATGGCAATATTGCATGTTTGAtaaacctgaaaatggttgttgaAAATCCGTTAGAAATACATTACGCCGGAATCGAAATCACGGACGTCAATGATAACTCGCCCAATTTCCAAGAGAAAGACAAACTAGTTGATATTTCGGAATCTACTCTTTCTGGCAAGCGTCTCCAGTTACCAGCCGCGCGTGATCCTGATGTTGGCGTTAATGCAGTACGTGTCTATAAATTGAGTCACAATGAACATTTTGATTTGCAAataagagacagaggagaagatAAAATTCCATTCTTAGTTTTACAAAAACCCTTGGATAGAGAGAAACAATCTGAACACAGACTAGTTTTAACTGCAGTCGATGGTGGAAGTCCACAGAGGTCAGGGACTCTTAATGTCACTATCACTGTTCTCGATTCGAATGACAACAATCCTGTATTTAGTCATGAGGTATACTCGGTCACATTGCCTGAAAATGTCCAACCCGGAACTATTGTACTCAACGTTAAGGCAACAGATTTGGACGACGGTTCCAATGGTGACGTTGAATATTTATTTGGTAGTGAACTTCTTCCCAAGATATATGATGTATTTAGTTTAGATAAAGCTACAGGTGCAATTCATGTTAAAGGTTACGTTGACTTCGAGGACATTGATACATATAAACTAGACGTCCATGCCACTGACAAAGGGCAGCCCCCAATGAGTACGGATTGTAGAGTCATTATAAAGATACTCGATTTAAACGACAATAAACCCGAAATAGAGGTGACGTCCCTCTCTAGTATGGTGTCAGAAGATTCAAAACCAGGAACTATTATTTCTCTAATTAGTGTGACAGATAAAGACTCTGGTAATAATTGTAAAGTTTTGTGCGGTCTTTCAGACGACGTACCTTTCGAATTAAAGCCCTCATACCAAGATAATGTGTATTCTTTAGTGACCAAACAACGTTTGGATCGTGAACTCGTctcccattatgacatcacaataacAGCCACTGACTGTGGTCAGCCTCCTCTGTCCACATTCAAAACTCTGAGCGTCCAGATATCAGATGTAAACGATAACAGTCCAGAATTCTCCCAAAACCCCCTTCAGCTGTACTTAGTGGAAAATAACGCCCCTGGTGCATCTATATTCTCTGTAAGCGCCTCTGATAAAGACTTGAATGAAAACGCCGCGATTTCATATCACATAGTTAGAGGAGAAGGGACGCAGAATGATATGACATCTTTTTTAAATATCAATTCTGATAATGGCCATATCTCCGCGCTCAAAAGCTTTGACTTTGAAACTCTGAAAACATTCAAATTCCAAGTTGCAGCTACGGACTCTGGAACTCCGTCTCTAAGCAGTGACGTCACAGTCAACGTGTTCATTCTGGATCAGAACGACAACGCTCCAGTGATATTGTATCCAGTCAGCGCTAACGGTTCCgctgaaggtgtggaggagattCCCCGCAATGTGAACGCAGGCCATTTGGTGACTAAAGTGAGAGCCTATGACGCTGATATAGGATATAACGGCTGGTTATTATTTTCACTGCAGGAAGTTACTGACCACAGTCTCTTTGCTTTGGACCGCTATACAGGACAGATAAGGACACTACGGTCATTCACAGAGACAGACGAGGCTGAGCATAAACTGGTCATACTGGTAAAAGACAATGGGAACGTTTCACTGTCAGCAACAGCTACTGTGATTATCAAGGTTGTGGAGCCCAAAGAGGCTTTTGCAGCTTCTGATGTTAAAAGTTCAGTaaaagacgaggaggagaacagcgttacattttatttgatcatTACTTTGGGGTCAGTTTCAACGCTTTTTCTCATCAGTATCGTCGTGTTGATTGTAATGCAGTGCTCCAAACCCACAGACTATTCCTCCAAGTATTTACAAGATACGAATAACGACGGGACACTGTGCCACAGCATCCAGTACAGATCCGGAGACAATCGGTACATGTTAGTTGGACCCAGAATGAGTATAGGTTCGACTATAGTCCCGGGAATCAATGGGAATACTCTAGTGGTTCCTTCAGAACAAAGGAGAGCTTCTGGAGAG CAGCGGATGCTGGCCATGGTGCTGAACTACCAACTCACCGATTACTTTAGCTGGTGA
- the LOC120047024 gene encoding protocadherin alpha-13-like: MGGGGQRRRWEYCWVVLRFSLLLCLGEVSAQIRYSIPEEVKEGSVVGNVAKDLGLDVSTLVERRFRIVSGSKDALFQVNQNNGVLYVHKNIDREGICSGKVACVIDLKIVVENPLEIHYVGLEIMDVNDHSPSFSEKNLHLEIAENKPPGARFELQPARDFDSGINSIRSYKLNQNEHFDIELRDSGEGDTIPFLILQKALDREQKTKHSLLLTALDGGNPPRSGTLNITVTVLDANDNQPVCSQDVYSVTLQENADIGRFVVRINATDADHGSNGVVEYTLGRNLKRRVHDIFLLDSITGEIKVRGPVDFEENEMYSLNVQASDKGQPPMTTDCRVIVKIQDVNDNRPQIEVTSLSNTVSEDSKPGTVISLISVTDQDSGINGKVISSITENVPFELKPSYKDNVYSIVTKGRLDRELVSHYDITITATDCGQPPLSTFKTLSVQISDVNDNSPEFSQNPLQLYLVENNAPGASIFSVSACDKDLNENAAISYHIVRGEGTQNDMASFLNINSDNGHISVLKSFDFEILKTFQFQVVATDSGTPSLSSNVTVNVFILDQNDNAPVILYPVSANGSAEGVEEIPRNVNAGHLVTKVRAYDADIGYNGWLLFSLQEVTDHSLFALDRYTGQIRTLRSFTETDEAEHKLVILVKDNGNVSLSATATVIIKVVEPKEAFAASDVKSSVKDEEENSVTFYLIITLGSVSTLFLISIVVLIVMQCSKPTDYSSKYLQDVNNDGTLCHSIQYRSGDNRYMLVGPRMSIGSTIVPGSNGNTLVLPEHRRRASGEVRAVSKH; the protein is encoded by the coding sequence atgggaggaggaggacaaaggCGCAGATGGGAGTACTGCTGGGTTGTTCTGCGTTTCTCTTTGCTGCTCTGCTTGGGGGAGGTTTCAGCACAGATAAGGTACTCTATTCCAGAGGAGGTGAAAGAGGGATCTGTTGTTGGAAATGTTGCTAAGGATTTGGGTCTTGACGTCAGTACTTTGGTGGAGAGACGGTTTCGTATTGTTTCTGGATCTAAGGACGCTCTTTTCCAGGTAAATCAGAACAATGGCGTCTTGTATGTTCACAAGAATATCGACAGAGAAGGGATTTGTAGCGGCAAGGTAGCTTGCGTGATAGACCTGAAAATCGTCGTTGAAAACCCGCTTGAAATCCACTATGTAGGTTTAGAGATAATGGATGTAAATGACCACTCGCCAAGTTTCTCTGAGAAAAATCTACACCTAGAGATAGCTGAAAATAAACCTCCAGGAGCTCGATTTGAACTCCAGCCTGCGCGTGATTTCGACTCCGGAATTAATTCTATACGTTCCTATAAGTTAAATCAAAATGAACATTTCGATATAGAACTGAGAGATAGTGGGGAAGGGGATACAATACCGTTTTTAATTTTACAGAAAGCCTTGGACAGGGAACAGAAGACCAAACATTCTTTACTATTGACAGCATTGGATGGGGGGAATCCACCGAGATCAGGTACTCTGAACATAACTGTCACAGTCCTTGACGCAAATGATAATCAGCCTGTATGTAGTCAGGACGTCTATTCAGTTACATTACAAGAAAATGCTGATATTGGTAGGTTTGTAGTTAGAATTAATGCAACCGATGCAGACCATGGGTCAAATGGCGTGGTGGAATATACTCTCGGTAGAAATTTAAAGCGGAGAGTACATGATATTTTCCTATTGGATAGCATTACTGGGGAAATTAAGGTGAGAGGCCCGGTAGATTTTGAAGAAAATGAGATGTACAGTCTAAATGTACAGGCGTCTGATAAGGGCCAGCCTCCAATGACAACTGATTGCAGAGTTATTGTAAAGATACAAGACGTAAACGACAACAGACCACAAATAGAGGTGACATCACTCTCTAATACAGTGTCTGAAGATTCTAAACCTGGAACTGTTATATCTCTCATCAGTGTGACAGATCAAGACTCTGGTATTAACGGAAAAGTTATTTCCAGTATAACTGAAAACGTGCCATTTGAATTAAAACCCTCATATAAGGATAACGTGTATTCTATAGTCACAAAGGGACGTTTAGACAGAGAACTCGTgtcccattatgacatcacaataacAGCCACAGACTGTGGTCAGCCTCCTCTGTCCACATTCAAAACGCTGAGCGTCCAGATATCAGATGTGAACGATAACAGTCCAGAATTCTCCCAAAACCCCCTTCAGCTGTACTTAGTGGAAAATAACGCCCCTGGTGCATCGATATTCTCTGTAAGCGCTTGTGATAAAGACTTGAATGAAAATGCTGCGATTTCATATCACATTGTTAGAGGAGAAGGGACACAGAATGATATGGCATCTTTTCTGAATATCAATTCTGATAATGGCCATATCTCCGTGCTCAAAAGCTTTGACTTCGAAATCCTCAAAACTTTCCAATTCCAAGTTGTAGCTACGGACTCTGGAACTCCGTCACTAAGCAGTAACGTCACAGTCAACGTGTTCATTCTGGATCAGAACGACAACGCTCCAGTGATCTTGTATCCAGTCAGCGCTAACGGTTCCgctgaaggtgtggaggagattCCCCGCAATGTGAACGCAGGCCATTTGGTGACTAAAGTGAGAGCCTATGACGCTGATATAGGATATAACGGCTGGTTATTATTTTCACTGCAGGAAGTTACTGACCACAGTCTCTTTGCTTTGGACCGCTATACGGGACAGATAAGGACACTACGGTCATTCACAGAGACAGACGAGGCTGAGCATAAACTGGTCATACTGGTAAAAGACAATGGGAACGTTTCACTGTCAGCAACAGCTACTGTGATTATCAAGGTTGTGGAGCCCAAAGAGGCTTTTGCAGCTTCTGATGTTAAAAGTTCAGTaaaagacgaggaggagaacagcgttacattttatttgatcatTACTTTGGGGTCAGTTTCAACGCTTTTTCTCATCAGTATCGTCGTGTTGATTGTAATGCAGTGCTCCAAACCCACAGACTATTCCTCCAAGTATTTACAAGATGTGAATAACGACGGGACACTGTGCCACAGCATCCAGTACAGATCCGGAGACAATCGGTACATGTTAGTTGGACCCAGAATGAGTATAGGTTCTACTATAGTCCCGGGAAGCAATGGAAATACTCTTGTGCTACCTGAACACAGGAGGAGAGCTTCTGGAGAGGTAAGAGCTGTTTCTAAGCATTAA
- the LOC120047025 gene encoding protocadherin alpha-3-like, with product MGGGGQRRRWEYWWVAVRFSLLLCFGEQVSAQIRYSIPEEVKEGSVVGNVAKDLGLDVSTLVERRFRIVSGSKDALFHVNQNNGVLYVHKKIDREELCDGNIACLINLKMVVENPLEIHYVGVEITDVNDHSPIFPGNEQYLEIAEHTMLGTRFQIQAAWDPDIALNSVRLYKLSQNDHFEIEIRDDEDKIPFLVLKKALDRELKTKHRLLVTAVDGGRPPRSGTVNVTINVLDSNDNRPVCSQDTYSVRLQENAALGTVVVRVNATDLDEGSNGELEYTLGRNLKRKVYDIFELDSLTGEIKVKGEVDFEDTEVYKLDVQASDKGQPPLTVECRAIIKIIDVNDNQPEVEVTSLSNVVSEDSKPGTVISLISVTDKDSGINGKVLCSISNNVPFELKPSYEDNMYSLVTKQRLDRELVSGYDITITATDCGQPPLSTFKTLSIQISDVNDNSPEFSQNPLQLYLVENNAPGASIFSVSATDEDLHENAAISYHIVRGEGTQNDMASFLNINADNGDIAALKSFNFETLKTFQFQVVATDSGTPSLSRNVTINVFILDQNDNAPVILYPVSANGSAEGVEEIPRNVNAGHLVTKVRAYDADIGYNGWLLFSLQEVTDHSLFALDRYTGQIRTLRSFTETDEAEHKLVILVKDNGNVSLSATATVIINVVEPKEAFAASDVKSSVKDEEENSVTFYLIITLGSVSTLFLISIIVLIVMQCSKPTDYSSKYLQDANNDGTLCHSIQYRSGDNRYMLVGPRMSIGSTIVPGSNGNTLVLPEHRRRATGEVRTVSKNFNI from the coding sequence atgggaggaggaggacaaaggCGCAGATGGGAGTACTGGTGGGTTGCTGTGCGTTTCTCTCTGCTGCTGTGCTTCGGAGAGCAGGTTTCAGCACAGATAAGGTACTCTATTCCAGAGGAGGTGAAAGAGGGATCTGTTGTTGGAAATGTTGCTAAGGATTTGGGTCTCGACGTCAGTACTTTGGTGGAGAGACGGTTTCGTATCGTTTCTGGATCTAAAGACGCTCTTTTCCACGTAAATCAGAACAATGGCGTCTTGTATGTTCATAAGAAAATCGACAGAGAGGAGCTCTGTGATGGCAATATTGCATGTTTGAtaaacctgaaaatggttgttgaAAACCCTTTAGAAATTCATTATGTAGGTGTCGAAATCACCGACGTCAATGACCACTCTCCTATTTTCCCTGGTAATGAGCAGTATTTGGAAATAGCGGAACACACCATGCTAGGGACGCGCTTCCAAATCCAGGCTGCATGGGATCCAGATATAGCGTTAAACTCTGTCCGTTTGTATAAATTAAGTCAGAACGATCATTTTGAAATTGAGATTAGAGACGATGAAGACAAAATACCTTTCTTAGTCTTGAAAAAAGCTTTGGATAGAGAGCTCAAAACCAAACACAGATTACTTGTTACTGCAGTTGATGGAGGTCGTCCACCAAGATCAGGGACTGTCAACGTCACTATTAATGTGCTTGATTCGAATGATAACCGTCCTGTTTGTAGTCAAGACACCTATTCAGTGAGACTACAGGAAAATGCCGCACTTGGTACTGTGGTTGTTAGGGTAAATGCCACTGATCTAGATGAGGGTTCAAACGGTGAGTTGGAGTACACTTTAGGCAGAAACCTAAAGCGTAAAGTATACGATATTTTTGAACTGGATAGCCTAACAGGAGAAATTAAAGTTAAAGGTGAGGTGGACTTCGAGGACACAGAAGTTTATAAACTAGATGTACAGGCTTCAGACAAAGGACAACCTCCCTTAACTGTGGAATGCAGAGCAATTATAAAGATAATTGATGTTAATGATAACCAACCAGAAGTAGAAGTGACATCGCTGTCCAATGTCGTTTCAGAAGATTCAAAACCAGGAACAGTTATTTCGCTAATTAGTGTGACAGATAAAGACTCAGGTATCAATGGTAAAGTTTTGTGCAGCATCTCCAACAATGTACCGTTTGAGTTAAAACCGTCATATGAAGATAATATGTATTCCTTAGTGACCAAACAGCGTTTAGATCGAGAGCTAGTGTCTGGTTATGACATCACAATAACAGCCACTGACTGTGGTCAGCCTCCTCTGTCCACATTCAAAACTCTGAGCATCCAGATATCAGATGTGAACGATAACAGTCCAGAATTCTCCCAAAACCCCCTTCAGCTGTACTTAGTGGAAAATAACGCTCCCGGTGCATCTATATTCTCTGTGAGCGCCACTGATGAAGACTTACATGAAAATGCTGCGATTTCATATCACATAGTTCGAGGTGAAGGAACACAAAATGATATGGCATCTTTCCTCAATATCAATGCTGACAATGGAGATATTGCCGCGCTAAAAAGCTTTAATTTCGAAACCCTCAAAACGTTCCAATTCCAAGTTGTAGCTACGGACTCTGGGACTCCGTCTCTAAGCAGAAACGTCACAATAAACGTGTTCATTCTGGATCAGAACGACAACGCTCCAGTGATCTTGTATCCAGTCAGCGCTAACGGTTCtgctgaaggtgtggaggagattCCCCGCAATGTGAACGCAGGCCATTTGGTGACTAAAGTGAGAGCCTATGACGCTGATATAGGATATAACGGCTGGTTATTATTTTCACTGCAGGAAGTTACTGACCACAGTCTCTTTGCTTTGGACCGCTATACGGGACAGATAAGGACACTACGGTCATTCACAGAGACAGACGAGGCTGAGCATAAACTGGTCATACTGGTAAAAGACAATGGGAACGTTTCACTGTCAGCAACAGCTACTGTGATTATCAACGTTGTGGAGCCCAAAGAGGCTTTTGCAGCTTCTGATGTTAAAAGTTCAGTAAAAGACGAAGAGGAGAACAGCgttacattttatttgatcatTACTTTGGGGTCAGTTTCAACGCTTTTTCTCATCAGTATCATCGTGTTAATTGTAATGCAGTGCTCCAAACCCACAGACTATTCCTCCAAGTATTTACAAGATGCGAATAACGACGGGACACTGTGCCACAGCATCCAGTACAGATCCGGAGACAATCGGTACATGTTAGTTGGACCCAGAATGAGTATAGGTTCTACTATTGTCCCGGGAAGCAATGGGAATACTCTAGTGCTACCTGAACACAGGAGGAGAGCTACTGGAGAGGTAAGAACTGTTTCTAAGAATTTCAACATATGA